The following are from one region of the Corylus avellana chromosome ca1, CavTom2PMs-1.0 genome:
- the LOC132177309 gene encoding FRIGIDA-like protein 4a, translating to MGSIPDPGELTELTPPSFDEFQRQTSLMTSCTLLWRELSDHFLSLEQNILKKSEALRNKIQTLDHETKASLNDLEKREVTIQGSVEIALEKVEANTEAALTALLKSSHEDENGEVDNDEGLLLSLKSFCFKMDSLGFWRFITGKKKELDALRAQMPLALAECVDPSRFVLESISEVFPVDKRVDKSERGNDLGWACVLVLESLIPVVVDPMIGKSRLLVTPSVKERAKEIAETWKASLEERGGIENVKTPDVHTFLQHLVTFGIVKKGDVDLYRKLVVGSAWRKQMPKLAVSLGLGNEMPDMIKELISRGQQLDAVHFTYEVGLVDKFPPVPLLKAFLKDAKKAAASILEDPNSPGRAAQLAGRKEQSALRAVIKCIEEYKLEAEFPPENLKKRLEQLEKTKTEKRKPAAVPANKRTRANNGGPMPPAKAGRLTNAYVSSFPAAPTIMRSPSHAQYPAGISPYHSPPAMYGSRSPPTNPYAYSPEAAPPPLAGSYPVAPMNYPAYGGYGNGMAPAYQQAYYR from the exons ATGGGGTCGATCCCCGATCCTGGCGAGTTGACCGAGTTGACTCCGCCGAGCTTTGACGAGTTCCAGAGGCAGACCTCGCTGATGACGAGCTGCACGCTCCTCTGGAGAGAGCTTTCGGACCACTTCTTGTCCTTGGAGCAAAACATCCTGAAGAAGTCCGAGGCCCTCAGGAACAAAATCCAGACTCTAGACCACGAGACCAAGGCCTCCCTCAACGATCTCGAGAAGCGCGAGGTCACCATCCAAGGCAGCGTTGAGATCGCACTGGAGAAAGTGGAAGCGAACACGGAGGCTGCACTCACGGCTCTCCTGAAGTCCTCCCACGAGGACGAGAACGGAGAGGTCGACAACGACGAGGGCTTACTGCTGAGTCTGAAGTCTTTTTGCTTCAAAATGGACTCTCTAGGGTTTTGGAGGTTCATCACTGGGAAGAAGAAGGAGCTGGACGCGTTGAGGGCTCAGATGCCTCTAGCTCTGGCCGAGTGCGTGGATCCGTCGAGGTTCGTGCTGGAATCGATATCGGAGGTGTTTCCGGTGGACAAGAGGGTGGACAAGAGCGAGAGAGGGAATGATTTGGGCTGGGCCTGCGTTCTGGTGCTGGAGTCGCTGATACCTGTGGTGGTGGATCCGATGATCGGGAAGTCGAGGCTGCTGGTGACGCCGAGCGTGAAGGAGCGCGCCAAGGAGATCGCCGAGACGTGGAAGGCGAGCCTGGAGGAGCGCGGTGGGATCGAGAACGTGAAGACCCCGGACGTGCACACATTCCTGCAGCATTTGGTGACGTTTGGGATTGTGAAGAAGGGGGATGTGGATTTGTACAGGAAGCTTGTGGTTGGGTCGGCCTGGCGGAAGCAGATGCCCAAGCTCGCGGTGTCGCTTGGACTCGGCAATGAAATGCCTG ATATGATTAAAGAATTAATCAGCAGGGGACAGCAGCTAGATGCAGTGCATTTTACTTACGAAGTTGGCCTTGTAGATAAGTTTCCGCCTGTTCCTCTTTTGAAAGCCTTTTTGAAGGATGCCAAGAAGGCTGCAGCTTCTATTTTGGAGGATCCCAATAGTCCTGGCCGAGCTGCG CAATTAGCTGGACGGAAAGAGCAGTCGGCTCTCCGGGCTGTCATAAAGTGCATTGAAGAGTACAAACTAGAGGCCGAGTTTCCTCCAGAAAACCTAAAGAAACGGCTTGAACAGCTAGAGAAGACCAAGACAGAGAAGAGAAAACCTGCTGCTGTACCTGCCAACAAAAGAACACGGGCCAACAATGGTGGCCCCATGCCTCCTGCCAAGGCTGGGCGTTTGACAAATGCATATGTATCTTCCTTCCCTGCTGCTCCTACAATTATGAGGTCTCCCTCTCATGCTCAGTACCCTGCTGGCATCTCCCCGTACCATTCCCCACCGGCCATGTATGGCAGCAGAAGCCCACCAACGAATCCCTATGCATACTCGCCAGAAGCAGCCCCTCCCCCTCTTGCTGGATCATACCCTGTTGCTCCCATGAACTATCCTGCATATGGTGGGTATGGGAATGGCATGGCACCAGCTTATCAGCAGGCTTACTACCGATAG
- the LOC132183425 gene encoding uncharacterized protein LOC132183425: MAGGNHNKSASHKPPSSSASSSHRKSRWESNNPPSEQTRKPGDPKPNKPPSNPSPKPGPTQSPAHNPTSRSGPGPVPSPGATFPFPDPAALGPPPPPIYGFHMLERRTIVLADDTVRSYFALPLDYHDFTPVDPAGRFFPARPEFDKRFPAPISPGGFTRHQDYWNSLGLDGRGPGEGSMKRKYGEDDEKDEFAKQRQYGNPNGFPAGPGGEVLAGTSGAFGRGDEYRSFKYMRVGGGGGGGESLGLKHLEVDQNALKKAFLRFAKLVNENAGQRKNYLDEGKHGRLQCIVCGRSSKDFSDMHGLIMHTYNSDNADLRLDHLGLHKALCVLMGWNYSTPPDNSKTYQFLSADEAAANQDDLIIWPPVVIIQNTITGRSKEGRMEGLGNKAMDNKIRDLGFGSGKSKSLYGREGHLGITLVKFSGDQSGLKEAMRFGEFFEKENHGRRAWARQQPVSFGRDDEKNPNLMQVDEKTGEKKRIFYGYLGTASDLEKIDVDTRKKVVVESRREYLSK; encoded by the exons ATGGCCGGAGGTAACCATAACAAAAGCGCGTCGCATAAGCCCCCTTCATCGTCAGCATCCTCCTCTCACCGAAAATCCCGCTGGGAATCCAACAATCCTCCCTCCGAGCAGACAAGAAAACCCGGCGACCCGAAACCCAATAAACCCCCATCCAACCCATCCCCGAAGCCCGGACCTACTCAGAGCCCGGCCCATAACCCGACCTCTCGCTCCGGTCCAGGCCCAGTCCCATCTCCCGGAGCTACGTTTCCGTTCCCGGACCCCGCGGCCCTGGGTCCACCGCCTCCGCCGATCTACGGGTTCCACATGCTCGAGCGCCGGACCATCGTTCTCGCCGACGATACCGTCCGGTCGTATTTCGCTCTCCCGCTGGATTACCATGATTTCACTCCCGTGGACCCCGCCGGGCGGTTCTTTCCGGCACGGCCCGAATTCGACAAGCGGTTCCCGGCGCCGATAAGCCCCGGAGGGTTCACTAGGCATCAGGATTACTGGAACTCGCTAGGGCTCGATGGGCGAGGGCCTGGCGAGGGGTCGATGAAGAGGAAGTACGGGGAGGACGACGAGAAGGACGAGTTCGCGAAGCAGAGGCAGTACGGGAACCCGAATGGGTTTCCGGCGGGTCCCGGTGGCGAGGTTTTGGCCGGAACCAGTGGTGCGTTTGGCCGGGGCGATGAGTATAGGTCCTTTAAGTATATGAGGGTTGGTGGAGGCGGCGGCGGTGGTGAGAGTTTGGGTCTTAAGCACCTCGAGGTTGATCAGAACGCGTTAAAGAAGGCCTTTCTTCGGTTTGCGAAGTTGGTGAATGAGAATGCGGGTCAGAGGAAGAATTACCTGGACGAAGGGAAGCATGGGCGGCTTCAATGCATTGTTTGTGGCAG GTCTTCTAAAGACTTTTCAGACATGCATGGTCTCATAATGCACACTTACAACTCAGATAATGCTGACTTGAGATTGGATCACTTGGGCTTACACAAAGCTCTGTGTGTTTTAATGGGGTGGAACTACTCAACGCCACCTGATAACTCAAAGACATATCAGTTTCTATCTGCTGATGAAGCAGCAGCAAACCAGGATGATCTGATCATATGGCCACCTGTGGTGATCATCCAAAATACAATCACTGGAAGGAGTAAAGAGGGGCGCATGGAAGGTTTGGGAAACAAAGCAATGGATAATAAAATTAGAG ATCTTGGATTTGGGAGTGGCAAGTCAAAGTCTTTGTATGGGAGAGAGGGTCACCTGGGTATAACCCTCGTTAAGTTTTCTGGTGATCAATCAGGCCTTAAGGAGGCGATGCGGTTTGGAGAAttctttgagaaagaaaatcatgGACGCAGGGCTTGGGCTCGCCAACAGCCCGTGTCTTTTGGCAGGGATGACGAGAAGAACCCAAACCTTATGCAGGTGGACGAGAAGACGGGAGAGAAAAAGAGGATCTTTTATGGTTATCTCGGAACTGCTTCCGATCTGGAGAAAATTGATGTCGACACGAGGAAGAAGGTCGTGGTTGAGAGCCGGAGGGAATACCTGTCCAAGTAG
- the LOC132168079 gene encoding small ribosomal subunit protein uS13z/uS13y/uS13x-like → MSLVANEEFQHILRVLNTNVDGKQKIMFALTSIKGIGRRFANIVCKKADVDMNKRAGELTAAELDNLMVIVANPRQFKIPDWFLNRKKDYKDGKYSQVVSNALDMKLRDDLERLKKIRNHRGLRHYWGLRVRGQHTKTTGRRGKTVGVSKKR, encoded by the exons ATG TCCCTTGTAGCAAACGAGGAGTTTCAGCACATTCTGCGTGTGCTGAATACAAATGTCGATGGGAAGCAGAAGATAATGTTCGCCCTCACCTCCATCAAAGGTATCGGTCGCCGTTTCGCCAACATCGTCTGCAAGAAAGCCGATGTTGACATGAATAAAAG AGCTGGTGAGTTGACAGCTGCTGAGCTTGATAACCTGATGGTGATTGTGGCAAACCCTCGCCAGTTCAAGATCCCTGACTGGTTCTTGAACAGAAAGAAGGATTACAAGGATGGTAAATATTCCCAGGTTGTCTCCAATGCTTTGGACATGAAGCTCAGGGATGATCTTGAGCGCTTGAAGAAGATCAG GAATCACCGTGGTCTGCGACACTACTGGGGTCTTCGAGTGCGTGGACAGCACACAAAAACAACTGGCCGCCGTGGGAAGACTGTTGGTGTCTCAAAGAAGCGTTGA
- the LOC132165364 gene encoding photosystem II D1 precursor processing protein PSB27-H2, chloroplastic-like, which translates to MEAFLAAKTCPTVISKRMQNFLKPDNEYKLQLRSHVVLSSQEAPSSRRHIIVCTGASLVTTLTFNYGLTPSIVWAEEKSNGQEEDDAGIVGAVKSLFDPNEKTKSGKVLPKAYLKSAREVLKTLRESLKEDPKDIAKFRRTADAAKESIREYLSSWRGQQTVVQEESYVVLEKAIRSLASFYSKAGPSAPLPEEVKSEILNDLNTAEGFL; encoded by the exons ATGGAAGCTTTTCTTGCTGCAAAGACTTGCCCCACTGTAATCTCCAAGAGAATGCAGAATTTCTTGAAACCTGACAATGAGT ATAAACTGCAATTAAGGAGTCATGTTGTGCTATCCTCTCAAGAAGCTCCATCAAGTCGCCGACATATCATAGTGTGCACTGGTGCTTCATTGGTTACCACACTTACCTTCAACTATGGCTTAACACCATCGATTGTTTGGGCTGAAGAAAAGTCAAATGGCCAAGAGGAAGATGATGCAGGAATTGTTGGGGCTGTCAAATCATTATTTGATCCTAATGAGAAGACAAAGTCTGGTAAAGTGTTGCCGAAGGCTTACTTGAAGTCAGCGAGAGAGGTTCTGAAGACACTGCGCGAATCCTTAAAAGAAGACCCCAAGGATATTGCTAAGTTTAGACGCACTGCAGATGCAGCAAAGGAGTCCATTCGAGAGTATTTGAGCAGCTGGAGGGGGCAACAGACTGTGGTTCAAGAG GAATCATATGTTGTGTTAGAGAAAGCTATTAGATCATTGGCCAGCTTCTACTCGAAGGCAGGCCCATCTGCCCCACTTCCAGAAGAGGTTAAGTCTGAGATATTAAATGACCTGAACACAGCTGAAGGGTTTTTGTAA